tatatagaaatatatatgcCACTTTATCCCATTTCACTCACGTACACAGTTTGTAACCGAGTGATCACTACGAGCATGTAACGCGAACAGAATTGTCAATAAAGTAATTATTAAAGTTTGATTTCAGCGTCACTGATTTTTCGCTTTAATGGGGTCTCTCTGCCCCCCCCTCTTCTGCGGGCTTTGAAAAAGACCCAAGTTTTTAATTTGATTAAGCATTACGTGCTAAGTGTGaataaaagtgaagaaaattcAGACTAGACAACTTTAAATACTGAACAGAGAAGACAAAAAAGACCGAATTGAAATTATTATTGTTCAATGAACAGTCACTACTTGGGTCAAGTTAAAATCTTTGCGATGCATAATGCaacatttcatgcatattagaCTTACCCATGAGTTACCTAGATCGATTTACATTCCTTCAGTGACACCCAACAGGACTCTAGGGGTATGCTAGAAACTAGTTTTTCTAGCATATTACATCGATCGAgtgaaataatcaaaatatcccaTATTTTTCATCAAAACGTCAAGGGAGTATTCCACAAACAATTGTCactcttaatttaaaatttccaGCTATAGGAATTTTTACTTTCATGAAATAttcataaaaggaaaaatactttaattataaatagattttataaagatatatttatatattgaaatgattagatgtgatatattaaattataaagttgttaaattttattgtaaagtatatCATTGATAAATATGATACTACACCACCGACGCATGGTTGATAATTCTCGAACATCTTTTCCGCAATCAGAGGGAGGCAGCCTATTAATTGTGGGTCCATATACATTCAATGGGAGATTCCCAGCAATAGTTATACTGAGTGCTTTGATTAGCTAGATTAATTAGGTAAAGGGTACTGTCTTTTATAGCAGTACACGACGTTTCTAACATTATTACAAGTCTTTATTATCAAACTTGCATTATCCCAACTCCAAGGCAATGGCCTACAATGTCTTAAAACCAGACAAAGGGCAGTAGGCGGAGTCCTAGTATATTTTCCAGACCAAGGTAAAAAGGAAATTTGGAagataaatgaatatttttggaatatttaattaatgatcTGATCTATATAATAGTAGTCAAAATCTCTCACAGTATGCTCGACGTCGTAATCGCTATCACTTAAAAGAGTGAACACATGGGTTCGGTGAGGGTGGTTGATGCTTTACAGCAAACTTTGATTAGGCTGGTTTGACCAAAAACTGGCCGATGAAAATAATCTAGCTAGCTATGTGCCTAACTATCAGCAATGTCCTTTGTTTTAGTTCTACTTTTCAACTGAAGATCAGCCTCAAATTGCATGCACATTTGTATGCTAAATGTTAAATTTGTTTTTCATCGTTTCCTCCCCCCCCACCCTACCATGATGTTTTCCCGGTAATTGACAATACTTTCTAGATCAGGACACAAGAATTTCACCAGGTAGCAGCCAAACTATTTGTCTGTGATGCATAAACCGAGGCAACATTTAGGGAGGCAAATTATGTGTTTTTGAGAATTCAAGCTGCCTatgctatttttttaaagaaaaatgctatataGTAGAAAGTTCGGTTGAAAGTTGAAACATCCATAACAATCTTTGTTGATTTAAGAAAACGCGTTTAGAAGAGGTAATTAATAAGGTTCTACAGAGTACTGACCGACGTCCCATGCATTCTAGAAAGTTTAGCAAACGGTACACACAGTCCCAGACCAAGTAGTCCCCAATTAACTATTTAATTCTGGAGTCGAGTTTCCACCCTGGCATGCGTGATGCATGTTAATTGGAATCCTCTGCACCATTGTGCTGCTGATTCTCCAGTACTACACCCGTCCGGTTGACTCCATGGGTGCAaggggctttgctacatacagtcggtaaatacagtcgacgtgcagtcggctatacggaatgaataaaaaaaattataaatttttttttttttttttttttatatttagggagacctatatgaataaaaaaaagttataaaaataatttttttttatgtagattccgtattaattcacttttttacagctgactgcacgtcgactgcatctaccgactgcaaaaagtatttctcagtATCTAAACCAGTACCGGAAgcaatattaatttgtaaaatactACTTCCACTGAAAATATCTACCGAAATAATTTCGTACCGaattactcttaatttttttaatttttttaatttaatgattaaacaaatatttttaaataaatccgtcatttaaaaaaaaaaaattgaagaagcttaaaaaaaagttttttacaCAATTGGTGGATTTCTTCGCTGTAGCATGGTCTATTAATTTAGCTTTGCAGCCAGTTTTTCATGCATGCTTTATCTCTTTATCCTTATATAATGACCGACTTAAGCTTTTATATGGAGACTTGTTTGGGTGTCTCACTGCTTTTAATTATGATCGCCACTGGCCTAGGAGAGGACCCAAATGATCATCGAGACTGACAGATACTTGCAACCTCATACTCACGTGGCTGAAAAAAGCAGTTTGCTTTTAAACATCATACAGACACCGATTTGACCAGGTGGGTCGATCGAGTTCCTGGAGGCGCGGATGAGAAATTACTAGGAGCTGAAATTTAAGCACAACTCCAGCTGTCCTGTCCCCATGGCCTTTTGATGTTGTTCTTCTCCTTGTttacctttctttttctttagagagaaaaaagatgagaaagaaaaatgagaaaaatccataataatgtatattaatagtAAGTTATATCATCAACTCgtgcaaaaaatataaacaaaatctaCTCATCatttaatgatataatattataaatgattggttcataaataaaatataataaataatttttaattatctaatatcacaatataagataataaaaaaataatgaaaaaataaatcattagtAGTCttactcaaaaaatattatatacaacatCCAGATTGCTTTAAATTCTTAATTTAACATATATAAGCAGTTTAAGATGAGATCCTcaaaaaagattgaaaaaaatcTCGCTCCAGCATGCTGATGATCATGATCTAGAGTTATGCACGCAATCAGTTGATCGATATTTAAATGATGGATGcctaattacttttttaaaacgCTTGAGATTATCtaaatgataaatattattagactGAAAATAAATAGGATAGTCCcacaaaaatgaattctaaagTAATATAACAATGTTCTAAACTTCTACGTTATTTAATTTAGGATTTTTAGAATTGTATCATTAACACTAATAGAGTTTTAAGTAGAGTAATTATGTTATTGTGATTACTAATTTatacaattcattttatctaatttattcaaaataaaatggtGTTCAGAAACATGAAAAGAAGGAATAGTACTTTTGTTTGACCactgaaattttttaaataaaaattttgaattttaatattaaatattaaaatattatattttaatattattattatattaaaatttaaaaaagttaagaaaaagttaaattatttattatattttatataaaaattttaaaaaattataataatgagataaaaattttatatttaacatGAAAATTTCATATGACTAAAGAGTACCTAAATCTTAGATTGTTtctacctttttatttttgtgtttttaataattaagtcgTATAGCTAGCTGTTTACTTTGTTCTCCAGCCATGCACACGTCACCGGTACCGGACTTCATTACTCTCAcctctaattaattaaatattataattggcaCACAGTTGTGTCATCATTGGCTTGTTGACATTTTCTCTCCTTAgagttgatattttattttattttttagttaatgATTGAAGAAACAATTATTAGTGAAgtagaatatatttatatatatataaatatttaaaaaaaatatttaaaagaaaaaaaaaaagaaaatataattatactagtaGTGAGTTTGAAGTAACAAACTCATTGAATTAAGTAGCAGCAGCctcaacaataaacaaaattataatctaatctACCGTTCCAAACCAAATCGATTTATTATaaacaaacatttttcaatcctTTACGGCTAACATTAATGAtcattttaaatgtatttgctTGTTTTGTTACTTTTTATTGGGGGGTAAAAATACCAGTCCTAGCCCATCAAAGAAACATTATCATGAGGTAAGTGGAAAAATGGAGAAATTGGacaagattaaaaagaaaagaagggtatcaggaaaaaattagagaactaataagaaaaatgagaaatgagaggAATACAActcaaagatataaaaaaagaaaatgacataAAGCTAAACTTTTGTCAAACCACTCAAAAGATCTCAATAAAAGAAGATCTGATCAAGTAATGGATCATTTTCAACCTTATTATAAGAGCTCTAGAGAGATTATTTTATTCAGAAAAATGGATCACTGTCCCTCTATTGTACAAATATTAATGAGAGATTATGAGAGACTATCAAATACTCATATTATAGTAGATTTGTCTTTCAAATAATATGTAGACATAAGTCTTATGCTGAACCATATACATTTATATGTCTCATTCTCTATTTACATttctagtaattttttttattaaccgctatgaatgtatgtatatacgAGCATGCACCGTATCATACCCCCAAACCACCATCATGAGTGTCATACCAATTCATCGAGTTCGTGGGCCACCTCCATGGGTCGAGAAGAACTCTTTCGTCCATTTCGAtatgttgtttgatgtttgacATTAACACTTATAATGGAGTTGGGGGTAGAATTTGGAGTATTTTTGAACAACTGATCTTTTAGCATAAATTTTTGGGTCCACTTTTGTGGGGTTAATTCTTTGTTGTGATAGATATGTGTCAAACGGAACAATAAATATAGGTACGAATTAACATCCACCACCAATGAATGCAACGTTCCCTTTTAGGATCAGCATCCAATTACTAAACACTTCTTGCAGAAagtgatacatatatataatcgaAGCAGCACCTTTCTCATCCCAAAATGCCGTTTCCCAAATACATCCAGCTTAATTCTCAAGCAAGAACCTAAAAACTGATGGCAAACCACGTATAGTAGCCTGATCTCCGCCCGACGAACTAAAAAGTAGAGATCATCAGCTAGCTAGGTCGATTCCTTCTAGCTCCTTAATTCTGATCGATCTGACCTTGTTAACATCTGATATGACCTTGTTTGTAGGTTTTTCTTAATTTGTCGTTAATATTGATAGTTCaactttttgtttaataattagagtgattatattaatattttttacatcttatttggattttatgattatttttaaccTTTAAGTATTATAGTTGCAATTAAggactatcaataaaattgagttatcattatttttaaaaaaataataataataaaaaaaataagacgtCGTTAATGTCAAGGTCAAATGCCAAAACATTTGCAAAACTGGAGAGCACGACCTACCGTAATCGATCAGGGTACTATACATATAGGGATAAAGGGCATTAGTTTTTCCCTTACCCGTATTGGCTGCTTGAGCTCCACCATCGTTGAGTGGGAGTGCCGCAACTTTGAGTTGCGTAACTTCGGTCGTCGAGCAAGTCTTGTATGCTGTCATGTTTGTTACTAAACGAAGGCCAGATCAGTTTTCTGCCTGCTGCATTAATGAGGGCGTTGTAGGGATTAGACAGGCACGTACTTGCATGGTTTCCTTGCGGTCATGTACGCGCTCGGTAGGGGACCGGGAATTAAGAGTCTGTGCATCAAGCTGCAGGTTGGCTGGTTGGCATATAATATTACAACACCATGCATAATTGGAACGTGCGCGCGCGCATGATAGGAGAGGACCCGACTGAGCAAATGAGGCGAGAAACAGCTCCCCCCTCTCTGCAGGAAAGATCAGGTTCTCGATACCTGGCAGACTGATTTGGAGTCCATCAATCAAATTGTAGGTGACACTTGGCAATGCAATATGTGTGTTCTCGCGAGAATCCTGCACCATATAGTACTTATACGTTGGATTTCAAATTAGATGGCTCCTGcagaaatacattttttttttcctccctttttcAGCAAATAAGAGAAGCTCTGTACATTTATGCTTTTTGAATTTGCGAATAGGAATGTCGATAGCAACCGCCCAGGAGACAAATACAGCGTTTCATCGAAATAGAAATGCAGCTCGTTAAGAGTTGGTGATATAGTCATGGAGGCGGGCCAGAAAGTTGGGCTGAGATAAATCTCCAAATAAACTAGTTGGACTTTGAACTTGGGCCTCCTGTAACTCAAAAACAAATCCTGTTTTAGGCGAGTAATGATGAACTCTTTGCCTAAATACCAAATGTCCAACCTTAATTATATCACTACCACGTTTTGATGTAAGGTATTATCagaatattttactattatttattattttattattattatttcttttttactactattcattattttatttttatattttacttactatttattactattaacaaTTATTCTCAATACTTCTCACTACCTAAACCCACCTGTGTGGATCAGTTGGAGTCTTACTGGTCTCTgtactaatattttttaaaaaaaaattctatacaccatgATATCATCCTACTTATATCGCAATAAGCAAGACGTGTCATATTTATCACcattgaataataatttattatgtgcttatttatcatcaaatggtAGTAAATGCGTTATATCATATATTGTGTGATGCAAAGATAGTgtggtatataatattactatttttcaaaatttgatttataatctacctaactaatttaatttttatgttaaccttcgttagaataaattttatttcatccaGCTGCAATCAGTTGTAAAACTTCCCATTTTctcataaataaaaaccaagacCAGTATTTCAAAGACAAATGATAACGAGTTTAGAACCCAAGATGAAGTCATTCACTGACATAATAATCCCCATTCCATTACAAAAAATTGTACAGAAGTCTTctataattctttaatattataCCACGTAAAAATGGTTAAATTCCACCTACTTTTTCCCAACTTAaatggtatatatatagatcatgttATCCAGTCAGCATTGGTTGCTTCTACCAAAGTCTCCGTTCATAATATAAATATCCATTATTTAGACTTGATATTTTACAATGACAAGTAATTTAGTGGAGCTATTATctcatttgatttgaaaaaaagtgtATAAGTTAATCAATCTTATGATATTTATCGAACGAGTAATGTTCGATATAAGTTCTAAATAGACAAatcttatacaaatcatttataAAAGAGTCTATctcacttatatatatttacatttttttaaagtgaggtatatttttttataatgatttgtATGAAAATTATCTATTTAGAACTTGTACAAGTCAGTTGTACAAGTCATTTGTCTTATGATTATCTATATTACACTTGAAATCATCCAACAATTTGAGATATTCTTTTTAATTCCATTGATCAATTAGCTATATACAGACACCAAGCATTGGGTTAAGAAATCTGCAAAACCATCTTATCGCTCGAACAAACATTCTGGAATAAATTCTAAGCATTGCTTGCTAATAGAGAAGGGGAGAATAGGAGTATGAGCAGATCATCCAGGCAGAGGAGCTGTCTGATGAACACGAGAATTAGGAGAGCcgtatgtaaatatattttatatgggtcGTTGTTACAAAGAGAGTCAGAGGTTGGAAGGGGGGCGGGGGGAGTGGTGGATGGGACCCCGTCTTAAAAGTAGAAACGATAAAACTACCCAACTCCCCCATCATTTTGTATTCCTCTTCCCACCTTCCACCCTGGCATCCTCGTCCGTACCCTGTCCCCTTCTTCGTCCCGATTCCCTCTTCCCCATCTCTCACCTGCTACCTACTGAACCAGTCACCTATACCCCAGTCCCCCTCACACGTGCCATCCTCCCTCTAAAACCTCACCCTCCACACGTGCACGCTCCTcccctatctctctctctctctctctctctccgaaaCGTATGCTTCCCCCTTTCTGTGGTGCAATTGGTGCAACAAATAAaagttagagagagaaagagaaccAAGATTATTAAAAagcaccaaaatttttcttggtCTTTGGGGTTGTAGTAGTAGTATATGGTCTTGCactctcttcctttctctctctttctctctttctcatctGTGAAATCTGACCTGAAAGATCACTTCTGGGTCTGAGTGCGTGAGTGGTCTTTCTTTCTTAGCCAGCCAAAAAATCTCTTGGTTAGAGATAGAGAGATCAAAATCTTATCTTTGCACCGATGAGGATCCGTAAAAGGCAGGTGCCCTTGCCTCTCTCGTCTCTCTCTCCGGTTCCTCTCTCAGATCCCCTCCTCAACCGGTCTCCGGTGGTGCAACTCCAACTCCACGATGCCACGCACCCAAAAGCCTCAAACCCACTTGGAAATCTCACCCCACAAGGCGATAGAGATGCCCACTTTGATCAACCGCCGTCCGATCAACCCAATAAACTTCTCTCACCGATCGGAGGAGGAAGCAGTGGCCTGGATTGCTCGGATGATGCTGGTGGGACACATCAGgggaataagaagaaagatTTCTCGGTCAGTGaaacaatctcatctcattaattTTTACTGCTGTTGGTTTTTTGTGTGTTTGTGGGGTGCACTTTGGTTCAATGTGCCCTAAAGAGGCAAGTGTATGAATTTTCCAGATGCCAGATTTGAATACATAGAGGGGGCGCATTAGGGACAAGCATGTGTGAATGGATTATATATTTGTTGTGATTTTGCAGGCGTTATTGCGAGGGGAAGATGAGAGAAGGGGCGAGCGAGATAAGGGTAATGATATCAGGTAAGAaaggaagcggaaaaagctaACCCATGTTCTTCCCATCTTTCATGAAATCTCGTAGTAAAAAAGGTGAAAAGACGGAGACCCATAACTCGATTTTACCCATAagaaattttttagaaaaaagaaaagaaaaagaaaatactgtAAGTGGAAATACTGTTTTAAGGTGTTTTTATATCAGCTTTGGCTAGCCACCATACCTTCCCATCTAATCTAATCTAGCTAGCTCTTTTTTATCTCTATCTCGGCTGGCTAAAATGCCCATGCGGTGCACGTTAGCATGGGTTCGCTGGTCCCAGCTACAATACATCTTGCTCCATATTGCACTTTTTTGGGGGGGTTTTTGTTTGGTTCTTATCTGGGCAGTAAATTTTATGTATGTGGCTGTGCAACTCTTGGGTCtggtttgcttttaggaggggAGGCATCCTGGGTGCAGAAACTGTTACTGGGGTTCATCCAGAATCAAGTACTTCCCATCAAGGTAAGGGGTATTTACTAAATCAAATTAGCCATAGAATTTCTACCGTTAAAAGGTATTTCATGAATGTAGTGCTGTTGGTGGTTGTTTGGCTGCATTATTATAGCATCTGGGAGATGGTGTGAAGGAGAGAAAGCATTCCCaccaaagaagagaagaagtacCTTTGAAAGAAGAGCGAACGAAGACGCGATGATGGAGAAAGACAAGAAGATGATCAAGACTAAGATGAAGACGAAGATGAACAAGAAATGTGCACAACAATACGACGAAGGAGAAGAGAAGGAAACAAAGGAAGCTCTTGAGAATACCAGTGCAAAAAAGAGGGGTAGAGGTGGTGCACTTATGGAGGGATCGAGGTGCAGTCGTGTTAATGGGAGAGGATGGAGATGCTGCCAACAGACCCTTGTGGGCTACTCTCTATGTGAGCATCACTTGGGAAAGGGGAGGCTAAGGAGCATGGCAAGCGTTCGAAGCCGATCCTTGGCCGGGAATAATACTGCTCCGAAAATGGATCATGAGTCTGAGCCACTCTCGGCACCTTCATCGTCGTTACAGGAAAACAAACCAAAAGATTCTGTGTCAGATAATGATGGAGATGATGACGGTCATGAAGATGAGAAGAAACCATTGATGGTCACGAAGAAAAGGATGAAGCTTGGGATGGTGAAAGCGCGTTCCATAAGCAGCTTGCTCGGCGAAACAAACAACGGGAATAATGTCATGGCTGATAATCATGATCAGTAGTAAGGCAAAGTACGTACTTTCTGAAGGCAAAACCTGCGAGGATTATTGCGTGTCGAAAGCCATAAAAACACAATGGAGGTTCAGGTTTGACGTTATGTTACGCAACTGGTGCAACTGCTTTCAACATTAATATCCATTTGCGTTTGATAGTTTTAATGAAATAACGAATATTAATTGCTTTTGATAATCAGGTGCTTTTAGTTatcatcaatttcttttttcctttgaaaTCTTTTCGTTAATTGGTTCGATGATCTTTTGTTTATGTGGGatggttttagattttaatatcaaattaagAAGTACATGGGGAATTTATTTTGCAGAAGCTTATTGTCCTAGATTTTCTTGCATACGGATCATATGCTTTAACagctaaattaaattgaatttttctaccATAGTGATTTTTACGTACTCTTGCATATATCGTATTTATCGAtatttaaaatagttattttatattaaaaaaataatataattaattatattaatagtgtACAAACAGTATATGCCAATatagaatattaaaattaaatttatctcgaGTAGGCACTAGTTTAGATCGATGCTTACTGTACATCTTTTGACTCGAGTAGctagtttatattttttgtcaATTTCTGGATTCGTTATACGTACGTGGCAACTAATTTCCTTCAATTCTTTTTAACATTAATCTTTCGATCGAAGAAATGGTTCTTAACTGATCTAATTATGTCTTTTAAGCTAGCAGCTACCTGCAgcaacatcatatatatatatatatatagattatgatGATCATACgtaagtgtatatatatttatatatatattgaattttgTAGTATGAAAATTAGAGCCATTAATGACAGTTAGAAGCTTAATTTCAAAGGTTTTATGATGATAGAACAATCatcagatcatatatatataattttgtaggATGGACCATATTAATCCCgtagaaaataagtaaaaaaattaagttaattCACTTGTTCCAGTTTGAAATAAATTCGTGGAATTTTTGTGTAATTAAAGCGCGCATTTTGGATATATTTTCtcgtcttcttcctttttttctaaGGGTAAAAACAAATGAACTGGAGCCATTTTTAAGTAGAAAACAGAAAGAACCTTGAGGCCGACAGTTGGCAAAAAAGTTGGTTTCCCCTTTGTCCATAGGTTGGGTGGGGTATGACCTGCAATATGATTATTGGGTTGACGTccatttaatattaaaattcgtCCATAATTTTGGGTAAAATGatcaaatatttcatctcaattataaaattatgagattGTAAAAAccatcaaattatatatattctttttaccGAATCTCACATTTTCCCACTAATTATAATGAATAGATTGAGTGCTTTTGCATAAAAATGGACAAGATCGAACTCTGATCTAATTAGAAACAACTACGTACGTACTACAAATTCGTATTTTTCGTGATAGATAGGCTCGATCATGTATGTATCTTAGaaataaaaactaaacaaaGTCACATAGATCACAGACTTCGACAAATGTTAAAATCATTGCCCAATTTGAGGAAATGATCAAATCATGGACAAAAATGGTactttatgaaaaaaatgaatgaaacccAGTTAATTTCCTCTGATCGATCgacttgcatatatatatatatatatttacatttatatatatatggttccaGCTGTGCAAGTCATTAAATTCCCCTGCCGCGCCCTCATGCATCCAAGTTAGCACGAAAAGAATATTTAGGACCACGGTACTACTGCAGTACTGCCTTTAATTTAGAATCTATGTTTACTGCAAAATGCATCAGTTAAAACAATTCCGGGAAATCAATCAGCTTAATTAGATTGTTAAGACTCGTCAAATCAATCAGCTTTACGTTAATGACGACTAGTAATGTTCGATCTTCATGATCAATTATCTTCACGATCGACCACTTGGAATTGTCATATATAGAAGCTAGCTAACAGCTGGCCAGCGAGTTGATCATTTGCACACCAATTTTGAATCGGACGTACACCTCATATTTAGTTGAAAGATGCAGCCTGTCGACAACATTTTTGTCATAGTTAGGACCTCTACGTAGAATTAATGGATGTTTTGATTTTTCGTAAGAGTAATGCTCCAAAGATTCAGCACTAGTACTACTACTCTATAAAGGAGAAATTTCGCGCGTAAATACCGGAAATTAATAAAGTAGAAGTTTGTGGCATTTGAGCCTTTGAGGAAATTAACGAACacgcattaatatatatataaatatatacatagttGCAGCTAGCTAGATAGGGAAGTTTCTTCAAAAAGTAATTAGTTGtatgagtgaaaaaaaaaatatctaatgaATCGCATAATCAATCAAGTTCACCTCCAATAAGCAGACCCAACGACGTCTGAAAAGCGAGTCATGTAGACCCCATGCATGAAGCAGGTATGGCACTAACTACTAAAAAGCACATAAATAATCTGGTCTAATGTCAAGCTTGGTTAAGGTTGACCATGGCGCAAATGACATAATATTAACCAAGCCGATGgaatacgtacgtacgtatatatatgttatggcAGTTTGGTTTCaggtataataataataataatgccctgacctagctagctagctacctgCATTGCTTCTGATCGAcacaattttatataataattaaacgtCAATTAAGTTTGACCACTATATGAGATTGTCGTCCCTTCATAATCATCATGTGGAGTGGAGTAAGGGCTAAGAAAATTTACTACGATCCCATCCAAATTTGAACATATATAGTGGTACTGTTTTAtgcctttcaaatttttttgtccGTGAATGGTTATCTATAGTAATTAAAAGCTTCATTAACAGCTTCTTACTTTAAACCCCACCTGTTGTCTAACTGTCCGCCCTAAAGACACCCTCGGTAAATGTCAACAATGGTTGTCATGGAGCGCAATATCTAGGAACACTACTGGTAGTGATGGGGTAGGCTTTGCGGAATTGACAGCTAAaagttatttcatttttttttttttgaatatatatCACAAATTCAA
This sequence is a window from Carya illinoinensis cultivar Pawnee chromosome 9, C.illinoinensisPawnee_v1, whole genome shotgun sequence. Protein-coding genes within it:
- the LOC122275017 gene encoding uncharacterized protein LOC122275017 isoform X1, encoding MRIRKRQVPLPLSSLSPVPLSDPLLNRSPVVQLQLHDATHPKASNPLGNLTPQGDRDAHFDQPPSDQPNKLLSPIGGGSSGLDCSDDAGGTHQGNKKKDFSALLRGEDERRGERDKGNDIRRGGILGAETVTGVHPESSTSHQASGRWCEGEKAFPPKKRRSTFERRANEDAMMEKDKKMIKTKMKTKMNKKCAQQYDEGEEKETKEALENTSAKKRGRGGALMEGSRCSRVNGRGWRCCQQTLVGYSLCEHHLGKGRLRSMASVRSRSLAGNNTAPKMDHESEPLSAPSSSLQENKPKDSVSDNDGDDDGHEDEKKPLMVTKKRMKLGMVKARSISSLLGETNNGNNVMADNHDQ
- the LOC122275017 gene encoding uncharacterized protein LOC122275017 isoform X2 yields the protein MGSLVPATIHLAPYCTFLGGFLFGSYLGSKFYVCGCATLGSGLLLGGEASWVQKLLLGFIQNQVLPIKCCWWLFGCIIIASGRWCEGEKAFPPKKRRSTFERRANEDAMMEKDKKMIKTKMKTKMNKKCAQQYDEGEEKETKEALENTSAKKRGRGGALMEGSRCSRVNGRGWRCCQQTLVGYSLCEHHLGKGRLRSMASVRSRSLAGNNTAPKMDHESEPLSAPSSSLQENKPKDSVSDNDGDDDGHEDEKKPLMVTKKRMKLGMVKARSISSLLGETNNGNNVMADNHDQ